Proteins encoded together in one Rubripirellula reticaptiva window:
- the xylB gene encoding xylulokinase has product MSYYLGIDIGTSGTKTLLIDQAGKVIAEANAEYPMHQPKPGWTEQDPEDWWNGTVKTVRAVMKSSKVKPADVKAIGLSGQMHGSVFLDKNDKVIRNALLWNDQRTAAECDEITTAAGGRKSLVKMVANPALTGFQAPKILWLRNNEKRNFDKLAKVLLPKDDIRRRLTGGYVTEVSDASGTLLLDVVNRKWSTQLISKLGLDANLLPSVVESHEVTGTLTADAAKTLGLTTACKVVGGAGDCAAGAVGNGVVKTGVLSTSIGTSGVMFVHSDQPQYDADGRLHTFCHAVDGKWHMMGVNLTSGGSLQWWVDSVLQGLTGIPKSKRYDAATDEAQSVAAGSDGLIFLPYLNGERTPHGDPNARGSFVGMNLTHTRGHMTRSVMEGITFALRDSLEIITSMGVPVKQVRASGGGSKNPMWRQMQSDVFGKKVTTLEVEQGPAFGVALLAAVGDGTFKSIEQACSATIKVADETKVDRAAAKKYDQLFPIYRDLYGNLKESMTKLAEYQSA; this is encoded by the coding sequence ATGAGCTACTACCTAGGCATTGATATCGGAACCAGCGGCACCAAAACGTTGCTGATCGACCAAGCCGGCAAGGTGATCGCCGAAGCCAATGCCGAGTATCCGATGCACCAACCCAAACCAGGTTGGACCGAACAAGACCCCGAAGATTGGTGGAATGGCACCGTCAAGACTGTCCGAGCGGTAATGAAGTCCAGCAAGGTCAAGCCAGCGGATGTAAAAGCGATCGGCTTGAGCGGCCAAATGCACGGCAGTGTCTTTTTAGACAAGAACGACAAAGTCATCCGGAACGCGCTGCTTTGGAATGACCAACGCACTGCCGCCGAGTGCGACGAAATCACCACCGCCGCCGGTGGACGCAAATCGCTGGTCAAGATGGTCGCCAACCCGGCGCTGACAGGGTTCCAAGCTCCAAAAATTCTGTGGCTGCGCAATAATGAGAAACGCAACTTCGACAAGCTGGCGAAAGTCCTATTGCCCAAGGACGACATCCGTCGCCGCCTGACCGGCGGGTACGTCACCGAAGTCAGCGATGCGAGCGGCACGTTACTGTTGGATGTCGTCAACCGAAAGTGGTCGACCCAACTGATCAGCAAGCTGGGCTTGGATGCCAATCTGCTGCCAAGCGTTGTTGAGAGTCACGAAGTCACGGGCACACTTACGGCTGACGCAGCCAAGACACTGGGATTAACGACTGCCTGCAAGGTCGTCGGCGGTGCTGGCGACTGTGCCGCCGGCGCAGTCGGAAACGGCGTCGTCAAGACTGGCGTACTGAGCACATCAATTGGAACGAGTGGCGTGATGTTCGTGCACAGCGACCAGCCCCAATACGATGCCGACGGACGACTGCATACGTTCTGTCACGCAGTCGATGGAAAGTGGCACATGATGGGCGTCAACTTGACCAGCGGCGGGTCGCTGCAATGGTGGGTTGATTCGGTACTGCAAGGTCTAACAGGCATCCCAAAAAGCAAACGCTATGACGCGGCAACCGACGAAGCACAATCGGTCGCGGCAGGATCCGACGGGCTGATCTTTCTGCCCTACCTGAACGGCGAGCGAACACCGCACGGCGACCCAAATGCTCGCGGCAGTTTCGTCGGCATGAACTTGACTCACACTCGCGGCCACATGACTCGCAGTGTGATGGAAGGAATCACATTCGCGCTTCGCGACAGCCTTGAAATCATCACCTCGATGGGCGTTCCTGTGAAGCAGGTCCGAGCATCCGGCGGCGGCAGCAAGAACCCGATGTGGCGACAAATGCAGTCGGACGTGTTTGGCAAGAAAGTCACCACGCTAGAAGTCGAGCAAGGACCGGCGTTCGGCGTCGCCCTGTTAGCCGCCGTCGGCGACGGGACCTTCAAATCGATCGAGCAAGCGTGTTCGGCAACGATTAAAGTGGCGGATGAAACAAAGGTCGACCGTGCCGCGGCTAAAAAATACGACCAACTGTTCCCGATCTATCGTGACCTGTATGGCAACCTGAAAGAATCAATGACGAAGCTGGCCGAGTATCAATCAGCTTGA